The following are from one region of the Salmo salar chromosome ssa27, Ssal_v3.1, whole genome shotgun sequence genome:
- the LOC106588428 gene encoding vesicle-associated membrane protein 2 — MSTPDAGTSGAAEGEGGPSAPAPNLTSNRRLQQTQAQVDEVVDIMRVNVDKVLERDQRLSELDDRADALQAGASQFESSAAKLKNKYWWKNLKMMIIMGIIGVICVGVVFLYFYY; from the exons AT gTCGACCCCAGACGCAGGAACCTCGGGAGCcgctgagggagagggggggcCTTCGGCCCCAGCACCCAACCTCACCAGTAACCGACGACTACAGCAGACACAGGCACAGGTGGACGAG GTTGTGGACATCATGCGTGTGAACGTGGACAAGGTGTTGGAGAGGGATCAGAGACTGTCGGAGCTGGACGACAGGGCCGACGCGCTGCAAGCCGGGGCCTCACAGTTCGAGAGCAGTGCTGCCAAGCTGAAGAACAAGTACTGGTGGAAAAACCTCAAG atgatgataataatgggAATCATAGGAGTCATATGTGTTGGAGTTGtcttct